A stretch of the Acyrthosiphon pisum isolate AL4f chromosome A2, pea_aphid_22Mar2018_4r6ur, whole genome shotgun sequence genome encodes the following:
- the LOC100572427 gene encoding THAP domain-containing protein 2-like isoform X2 gives MVWSCCIPFCESKGNKGSKLKLHKFPLDKNRQTLWVKSIQNFEPSYIMKKSHYVCQCHFLSTDYELNNLLKKTAVPSVFSEVITLLPYTIFEDNSNFPSQ, from the exons ATGGTTTGGAGTTGTTGTATTCCTTTCTGCGAGTCCAAAGGAAATAAAGGATCCAAACTAAAGTTGCATAA atTTCCACTTGATAAAAATCGTCAAACATTATGGGTCAAATCAATTCAAAACTTTGAACCGTCATATATAATGAAGAAATCCCATTACGTTTGTCAATGTCATTTTTTATCAACAGACTATGAGTTAAACAACCTACTAAAAAAAACTGCTGTTCCATCTGTTTTTA GTGAGGTTATAACGTTGCTGCCTTATACAATTTTTGAGGACAATAGTAATTTCCCATCTCAATGA
- the LOC115034061 gene encoding uncharacterized protein LOC115034061 codes for MVWSCCIPFCESKGNKGSKLKLHKFPLDKNRQTLWVKSIQNFEPSYIMKKSHYVCQCHFLSTDYELNNLLKKTAVPSVFSEVITLLPYTIFEDNSNFPSQVPCDTNSSGNLTLSPSVDTSKDLAEELLPSTIVEDNSNFPSQVPCDTNSSGNLTLSPSVDTSKDLAEELLPSTIVEDNSNFPSQVPCDPNTSKNLAEELECYPLQLMKSSHNQSNSSKSPLKTDVKQDFAVIKKSCSPRKRKCFIGDFDVQDLNSPRKRLRYWSESQNTIKKYKREILLTKKKNKRLLNKIKNYRQLINHLKNKNYISDNCYSVIKVKTTNK; via the exons ATGGTTTGGAGTTGTTGTATTCCTTTCTGCGAGTCCAAAGGAAATAAAGGATCCAAACTAAAGTTGCATAA atTTCCACTTGATAAAAATCGTCAAACATTATGGGTCAAATCAATTCAAAACTTTGAACCGTCATATATAATGAAGAAATCCCATTACGTTTGTCAATGTCATTTTTTATCAACAGACTATGAGTTAAACAACCTACTAAAAAAAACTGCTGTTCCATCTGTTTTTA GTGAGGTTATAACGTTGCTGCCTTATACAATTTTTGAGGACAATAGTAATTTCCCATCTCAAGTTCCTT gtGATACAAATAGTAGTGGTAACTTGACGCTATCTCCCTCAGTTGACACTAGTAAGGATCTAGCAGAAGAGTTGTTGCCTTCTACAATTGTTGAGGACAATAGTAATTTCCCATCTCAAGTTCCTT gtGATACAAATAGTAGTGGTAACTTGACGCTATCTCCCTCAGTTGACACTAGTAAGGATCTAGCAGAAGAGTTGTTGCCTTCTACAATTGTTGAGGACAATAGTAATTTCCCATCTCAAGTTCCTT gtGATCCAAATACTAGTAAGAATCTAGCAGAAGAGTTGGAATGTTATCCATTACAGTTGATGAAAAGTAGCCATAATCAATCca atagttCAAAATCACCATTAAAAACGgatgtaaaacaagattttgCAGTTATTAAGAAATCCTGTTCACCTCg aaaaagaaaatgttttattggtgATTTTGATGTCCAGGATTTAAATAGTCCAAGAAAGCGGTTACGGTATTGGTCAGAGTcccaaaatacaattaaaaagtataaaagagAAATTCTTTTAACAAAGAAAAAGAATAAaagacttttaaataaaattaaaaattatagacaaCTAATCAAtcaccttaaaaataaaaattatatttcagacaACTGTTATTCAGTAATTAAGGTAAaaactacaaataaataa